The Geotalea uraniireducens Rf4 genome window below encodes:
- a CDS encoding beta strand repeat-containing protein, which translates to MKNVVLLFCLFCLTACGGSSTSVGNGSRTVSGTVTANGAALSGATITFSGTASGTATTGSDGAYSFTGVNNGTYQVTAAKAGYVVTPASLSTSVTNTDVTGQNFTAIPANYTISGSVTFAGIALEGATVTLNGTSLSGTSSTTATTDANGTYNFSVSDGSYTITAVKTGYVLTPASLAVAVDNADVTGQNFIAASASYTISGTLTSGGAALSGATVTLSGTSAATTTTDTSGNYSFSVHNGSYTVTPSMTGYNFTPANRAVTVNNVDATGQNFTAADATYTLSGTITVGSAALSGVTVTLSGSGSGTTTTDASGNYSFTVLHNASYTVTPTKIGYGFTPATQSVTVANADVTGKNFTATATSSPTYSISGLVTLNGAALSGVTISATGATPVVTDGNGAYTISGLASGSYTVTAAKTGYTLSAGQSVTISSANVTGTNFTATALPSPTYSISGLVTLNGSGLAGVAVALTGSGAANTTTDATGAYTFAGAQNGSHTVTPTLSGYLFTPASASVTVSGADSTGNNFTAATGTVTVTW; encoded by the coding sequence ATGAAAAACGTCGTACTTTTATTTTGTCTTTTCTGTCTGACCGCCTGCGGCGGCAGCAGCACCAGTGTCGGTAACGGTTCCCGTACCGTCTCCGGCACGGTCACGGCAAACGGCGCGGCCCTGTCCGGAGCCACCATAACATTTAGCGGCACTGCATCCGGCACCGCAACCACCGGTTCAGACGGCGCCTACAGCTTTACCGGCGTCAATAACGGCACCTATCAGGTAACCGCCGCAAAAGCGGGCTATGTCGTTACTCCGGCCAGTCTTTCGACGTCAGTCACAAATACTGATGTTACCGGGCAAAACTTCACCGCCATACCGGCAAACTACACCATATCCGGCAGCGTGACCTTTGCCGGTATTGCGCTCGAAGGGGCCACCGTAACACTGAACGGCACCTCCCTGTCCGGCACCTCATCCACCACCGCCACCACGGACGCAAACGGAACGTACAACTTCTCCGTTTCTGACGGCAGTTATACCATCACCGCCGTAAAAACAGGCTATGTCCTTACCCCGGCCTCCCTTGCAGTGGCAGTTGATAATGCCGATGTCACCGGCCAGAACTTCATAGCCGCTTCCGCGAGCTACACCATCTCCGGCACCCTGACATCGGGCGGCGCCGCCTTGTCGGGCGCAACCGTCACGCTCTCCGGAACAAGTGCAGCAACCACAACCACCGATACAAGCGGCAATTACAGCTTCAGCGTACATAATGGCAGCTACACCGTAACCCCGTCAATGACCGGATACAATTTTACGCCAGCCAATCGTGCGGTAACGGTAAACAACGTCGATGCCACCGGCCAGAACTTCACTGCCGCCGATGCAACCTACACGCTCTCCGGCACCATAACCGTCGGCAGTGCGGCCCTGTCCGGCGTCACCGTAACATTGTCCGGATCAGGCAGCGGCACAACCACCACCGACGCAAGCGGCAACTATAGCTTTACTGTACTACATAACGCCAGCTACACCGTAACCCCGACAAAAATCGGCTATGGTTTCACCCCTGCCACCCAATCCGTAACCGTTGCCAATGCCGACGTTACCGGCAAAAACTTTACCGCAACAGCAACATCGTCACCCACCTACTCAATTTCCGGCCTGGTGACCCTGAACGGCGCCGCTCTTTCCGGCGTCACCATCAGCGCCACCGGGGCGACTCCGGTCGTAACCGACGGAAATGGCGCGTACACCATCAGCGGCCTTGCCAGCGGCAGCTACACGGTGACCGCGGCCAAGACCGGCTATACCCTGTCGGCCGGCCAGTCCGTCACCATAAGCAGCGCCAACGTAACCGGCACGAATTTTACCGCAACAGCGCTGCCGTCACCTACCTACTCAATTTCCGGCCTGGTGACCCTGAACGGTTCCGGTCTCGCCGGTGTCGCGGTGGCGCTCACCGGTAGCGGCGCCGCAAACACCACGACCGATGCAACCGGCGCATACACCTTTGCCGGGGCGCAAAACGGCAGCCATACGGTCACTCCGACACTGAGCGGGTATCTGTTCACTCCGGCCAGCGCCTCTGTAACTGTCAGCGGCGCTGACTCGACCGGCAACAATTTCACGGCAGCCACCGGCACTGTAACAGTCACTTGGTAA
- a CDS encoding sensor histidine kinase: MFTVRVIPAFFLYFLFLCTALPCAAASPPLVLHETTVSSRLSGHIDILEDKTGKLTINEVSSPEADRLFKPPVESRGFAKRVYWIRFTIENKAEAGKRWLLELSAPNIGYLDLYVPTARGGFDLMQAGAMRPMSIRTFQHRNPVFPVVIYGQGKTFYLRGDGNRSALLSLTVWSPEAFTRMDHRRDLIAGCYFGAMMVMVAYNLFIFFSLRDRNYLYYIIDIFCFALYVFFAKGFLVEFISAEMVWVFNYTLILALLPMLTGLAFCRNFLATARNAPLIDRILKLFMLVVVLFVLALFIVPQEGMVRALTIIAPCMSLVILTAGVICLRRGYHPARYFIAARIFRFFGLITFMLAINNILPWNLLTMSSLQLGSILEVLFLSFALADRINVMRREKEEAQADAIRSSHLASLGELAAGVAHEINTPVNTIINSADLILESDDRTATEHDAAVIKKHGRRIAIIVSSLLFFARRPALEKTPFAVAALLHGTLDMIGARLRQENIAITEQIPPDLAEVLVHPQQIEQVFLNILINAMHALDEKHGGGYDGKRLEISASELFINGRPFVRITFHDNGIGIPPELLNRVTESFVTTKQTGNGLGLSICRQIIADHGGFLRIESRVGEYATVSVDLPAVERQIPPAPLS, translated from the coding sequence ATGTTTACCGTAAGAGTCATTCCCGCTTTTTTCCTCTATTTCCTTTTTCTCTGCACAGCTCTTCCTTGTGCAGCGGCTTCCCCCCCTCTCGTCCTCCACGAAACAACCGTATCCTCCCGGCTGTCCGGGCATATCGACATACTCGAAGACAAAACAGGAAAATTGACGATCAACGAGGTGAGTTCTCCCGAAGCGGACAGGCTGTTCAAGCCGCCTGTCGAAAGTAGAGGGTTTGCGAAAAGAGTCTACTGGATCAGGTTTACCATCGAAAATAAAGCGGAAGCGGGAAAACGCTGGCTGCTCGAATTGAGTGCTCCGAATATAGGTTATCTCGACCTCTACGTTCCGACTGCACGGGGCGGCTTCGATCTCATGCAGGCCGGCGCCATGCGGCCGATGAGCATACGGACGTTCCAGCACAGGAATCCGGTCTTCCCTGTTGTCATTTACGGTCAGGGTAAAACCTTTTATCTGCGAGGCGATGGCAATAGAAGTGCGCTATTGTCTTTAACGGTTTGGTCACCTGAGGCTTTCACCCGCATGGACCACCGGAGAGACCTGATTGCAGGTTGCTACTTCGGGGCCATGATGGTGATGGTCGCCTACAACCTGTTTATTTTCTTCTCCCTGCGCGACAGGAACTATCTTTACTATATCATCGATATCTTCTGCTTCGCTCTGTACGTGTTCTTCGCCAAGGGGTTTCTGGTAGAGTTCATCAGCGCGGAGATGGTGTGGGTCTTCAACTATACCCTTATCCTCGCCCTGCTGCCGATGCTCACCGGGCTGGCATTTTGCCGGAACTTTCTCGCGACGGCACGCAATGCTCCCCTCATCGACCGTATTCTGAAGTTATTCATGCTTGTAGTTGTCCTGTTCGTGCTCGCACTATTTATTGTGCCTCAGGAGGGGATGGTACGTGCCTTGACCATTATCGCGCCCTGCATGTCTTTAGTTATCCTGACTGCGGGAGTAATCTGCCTTCGCAGAGGGTATCATCCGGCCCGCTATTTTATCGCCGCACGCATCTTTCGCTTTTTCGGTCTGATCACGTTTATGCTCGCCATAAATAATATCCTTCCCTGGAATTTACTGACTATGTCCAGCTTGCAGTTGGGGTCAATTCTCGAGGTGCTGTTCCTCTCCTTTGCCCTGGCCGACCGTATCAATGTGATGCGGCGCGAAAAGGAAGAGGCGCAGGCGGACGCGATCAGATCGAGCCACCTGGCTTCGCTTGGCGAGCTTGCGGCCGGCGTGGCGCATGAAATCAATACACCGGTGAATACCATTATCAATTCGGCGGATCTTATTCTTGAGAGTGACGACCGGACGGCTACCGAACACGATGCCGCAGTGATAAAAAAACATGGCAGACGGATTGCGATCATCGTCAGCAGCCTGCTCTTCTTTGCCCGCCGTCCGGCGCTGGAAAAGACGCCGTTTGCTGTGGCCGCGCTGCTGCACGGGACGCTGGATATGATCGGGGCCAGACTCCGTCAGGAGAATATAGCCATAACCGAGCAGATCCCTCCGGACTTGGCCGAAGTGCTGGTGCATCCGCAGCAGATCGAGCAGGTGTTTCTCAATATCCTGATCAACGCCATGCATGCCCTTGACGAGAAACATGGAGGGGGGTATGACGGCAAACGCCTCGAAATATCCGCCTCGGAGCTGTTCATTAATGGCCGACCATTCGTGCGGATCACCTTCCATGACAATGGCATCGGCATACCGCCGGAGCTGCTGAACCGGGTCACGGAATCATTCGTCACCACCAAACAGACCGGCAACGGGCTGGGCTTAAGCATCTGCCGGCAGATTATCGCCGACCATGGCGGCTTCCTGCGGATAGAGAGTCGGGTAGGGGAGTACGCCACGGTGAGCGTGGATTTACCGGCGGTGGAACGGCAAATCCCCCCTGCCCCCCTTTCATAA
- a CDS encoding response regulator transcription factor, with product MTTRILIIEDEQDLAVTFQRFLRGAGYAVDLADDYAGGRELLTSGGYGAVFLDINLRGRLTGMDLLREAREINIDTPVVIITGSPEVATAAEAVRNAAFDYLCKPIEKEQLLKSAAAALEHKAATDEKRRYQQQLESVVNNMRNALAAVDVALPSPAGRTQESSLDALSERERQIVSLLGQGETNIDMAAAFGISVRTVESYLGRIIEKLGLDGMKELRRLAIRIKQ from the coding sequence ATGACCACACGCATACTCATCATCGAAGACGAACAGGATCTTGCCGTCACTTTTCAGCGTTTTCTCCGCGGAGCAGGCTATGCGGTCGATTTGGCGGACGATTATGCCGGTGGCAGAGAACTGTTGACCAGCGGCGGCTACGGCGCTGTGTTCCTCGACATAAATCTGCGCGGCAGGCTGACCGGTATGGATTTGCTGCGGGAGGCACGGGAGATCAACATAGACACTCCGGTGGTGATTATTACCGGTTCCCCCGAGGTGGCGACCGCGGCCGAAGCGGTGCGTAACGCCGCCTTCGACTATCTGTGCAAGCCGATCGAAAAAGAACAGTTGCTCAAGAGCGCAGCCGCCGCGCTTGAACACAAAGCCGCCACCGATGAAAAACGGCGCTATCAGCAGCAGTTGGAGTCGGTTGTCAACAACATGAGAAACGCGCTGGCCGCCGTCGATGTTGCCCTGCCGTCGCCCGCAGGGCGGACTCAGGAATCTTCACTGGATGCCCTCAGCGAGCGGGAACGCCAGATTGTCTCCCTGCTGGGGCAGGGGGAAACCAATATCGATATGGCCGCCGCCTTCGGCATCAGCGTCAGGACGGTGGAATCCTACCTTGGCCGGATCATCGAAAAACTGGGGCTTGACGGCATGAAAGAACTCCGCCGCCTGGCTATCCGGATCAAACAGTAG